In the Lepidochelys kempii isolate rLepKem1 chromosome 3, rLepKem1.hap2, whole genome shotgun sequence genome, one interval contains:
- the KRTCAP3 gene encoding LOW QUALITY PROTEIN: keratinocyte-associated protein 3 (The sequence of the model RefSeq protein was modified relative to this genomic sequence to represent the inferred CDS: inserted 3 bases in 2 codons; deleted 2 bases in 2 codons), which produces MGCGRCGFDLGHGPQSLMRSGITLIILGHLNFILGAIVHGTVLRHVANPERTVTSEYTTANVISVGSGLLSITAGIVAILVSQNLLKAALHWALLCVSLLNCLLSAACSLGLALAVSLTIASRGRRLIVGCNSSALPADARAAIATNDCPFNTTRIYDTALALWFPSMVMAAVEAALSGRCCVVSLILRGIGPCADTYIRQQALLQDPPGHIGRERVSEVPVMLMQPMGEAERRARREGAAAPPSRLFLGEQALGCCGRALLVSGLPRLSPSCXSPAAASPPGALPTMLCCIPSPIGHGGRDPTRDTSEEGXRHLDSQ; this is translated from the exons ATGGGCTGCGGCCGCTGCGGGTTCG ACTTGGGGCACGGGCCCCAGAGCCTCATGCGTTCTGGCATTACCCTGATCATCCTGGGCCACTTGAACTTCATCCTGGGGGCCATCGTGCACGGCACCGTCCTGCGCCACGTGGCCAACCCTGAGCGCACGGTCACCTCCGAGTACACAACCGCCAACGTCATCTCCGTCGGCTCCGGGCTGCTG AGCATCACTGCTGGGATTGTGGCCATCTTGGTGTCCCAGAACCTCCTCAAGGCAGCCCTG CACTGGGCCTTGCTGTGCGTCTCGCTGCTGAACTGCCTGCTCTCCGCGGCCTGCAGCTTGGGCTTGGCCCTGGCCGTCTCCCTCACCAtcgccagcagggggcgccgccTGATCGTGGGATGCAACAGCTCCGCCCTCCCAGCCGACGCCCGGGCTGCCATAGCCACCAACGACTGCCCCTTCAACACCACCCGCATCTAC GACACGGCCCTGGCGCTCTGGTTCCCCTCCATGGTGATGGCTGCGGTCGAAGCGGCGCTTTCTGGCAGGTGCTGTGTGGTGTCCCTGATCCTCCGCGGCATCGGCCCCTGTGCAGACACCTACATCCGCCAGCAG GCGCTGCTCCAGGACCCCCCCGGCCACATCGGCCGGGAGCGGGTGAGTGAAGTGCCCGTCATGCTGATGCAG CCCATGGGAGAGGCAGAACGCAGggccaggagggagggggcagctgcccctcccaGCAGACTGTTCCTGGGGGAGCAGGCTCTCggctgctgtggcagggcccTGCTGGTATCAGGGCTCCCGCGGCTGTCCCCCTCgtg cagtcctgctgctgccAGCCCTCCTGGGGCTCTTCCCACCATGCTGTGCTGCATTCCCAGCCCCATA GGCCATGGGGGAAGGGATCCCACCAGAGACACCAGCGAGGAGG AGAGACATCTGGACAGCCAGTGA